The DNA segment GAGCGTGCTGATCCCCTCGCTGGTCTCGCCGTTCGGCCTGTTCCTCTGCCGGATCTACGCGCAGGCGACGGTCGACACCGCGATCATCGAGGCAGCCAGGATCGACGGTGCGAGCGAGCTGCGGATCTTCCACACCCTCGGGCTGCGGATCCTCACCCCGGCGCTGGTCACCGTGTTCCTCTTCCAGCTGGTCGGGATCTGGAACAACTACTTCCTGCCGCTCGTGATGCTCTCGGACACCGAGCTCTTCCCGATCACCCTCGGCCTGAACAACTGGCTCAGCCAGGTGGACCGGCTGCCCGAGTTCTACGAGCTCACGACCGGCGGCGTCCTGCTGTCGATCATCCCGCTCGCCATCGCCATGATCGTGCTGCAGCGCTTCTGGCGCGGCGGCCTGACCGAAGGATCCGTCAAGTGACCCTCGCCCCGACGTCCTCCCACTACCTCACCGACACCGGCCCCGGCTCCGGCCGGCGCCGCGCCGCCCGCTCGTGGCTGCACACCGACGCACCGACGCTCTCGCTCGACGGGGACTGGCGCTTCCGCCTGCTCCCCGCTGCACCGGGCACGCTCGGCGGCGCCGATGCGCTGCCCGAGGGCGAGGGGGTGGACGACGTCGGGGCGGAGTCCTTCGACGACTCCGGCTGGGACGTGCTGCCCGTCCCGTCGCACTGGGTCCTCCAGGGCGACGGGCGCTACGGCCTCCCCGCCTACACCAACGTGCAGTTCCCGTTCCCGACCGAGCCGCCGTTCGTCCCGGACGCGAACCCGACCGGCGACCACCGCCGCAGCTTCGAGCTGCCGGAGTCCTTTGCCGGCGCCGAGGCGGTGGTGCTCCGCTTCGACGGGGTCGAGTCGCGCTACCGCGTCTGGGTCAACGGTGTCGAGATCGGCATCGGCTCGGGCAGCCGCCTAGCGCAGGAGTTCGACGTCACCGAGGCGGTGCGGCCGGGTGAAAACCTCGTCGTCGTCCGCGTGCACCAGTGGTCCGCCGCGAGCTACGTCGAGGACCAGGACCAGTGGTGGCTGCCGGGGATCTTCCGCTCCGTGCACCTGGTCGCCCGCCCGGTCGGCGGCGTCGAGGACGTCTTCGTGCGCGCCTCCTTCGCCGCCGGCGCGGGCCGGATCGAGACCGAGCTGACGGCGGGCGACGCGGCCTTCCCGGTCACCCTCCGCGTCCCCGAGCTCGGCATCGAGACGGTCTGGGCGAGTGCCGCGGACGTCGCTCCGATCGAGGTGCCGGCCGTCGAGCCGTGGTCGGCGGAGGCGCCCCGCCTCTACGACGCCGAGGTCGCCTCCTCGGGCGAGACGGTCTCGCTCCGCCTCGGCTTCCGCACCGTCGAGATCCGCGGCGACCGCTTCCTGGTCAACGGCGAGCGCGTCGTCTTCCACGGCGTCAACCGCCACGAGACGCACCCCGACCGCGGCCGCGCCTTCGACGAGGACTTCGCCCGCGCGGACCTCGCGATGATGAAGCGGTTCAACGTCAACGCGATCCGCACCAGCCACTACCCGCCGCACCCGCGCCTGCTCGACCTCGCCGACGAGCTGGGCTTCTGGGTGATCCTCGAGTGCGACCTCGAGACCCACGGCTTCGAGCGCCACGGCTGGAGGGGCAACCCCAGCGACGACCCGGCCTGGCGCGAGGCGTACCTCGACCGGATCGAGCGCACCGTCGAGCGCGACAAGAACCACCCGAGCATCGTGATCTGGTCCCTCGGCAACGAGGCCGGCACCGGCGCGAACCTCGCCGCCATGTCGTCCTGGGTGCACGGCCGCGACCCCGAGCGCCCCGTGCACTACGAGGGCGACTACACCGGCGCCTACACCGACGTCTACTCGCGGATGTACTCGTCGATCCCCGAGACCGAGCAGATCGGCCGCGACGACTCGCGCACGCCGCTGCTCGGCTGCTCGGCCGGTGAGTCGGCGCGCCAGCGCTCGAAGCCGTTCCTGCTCTGCGAGTACGTGCACGCGATGGGCAACGGCCCCGGAGCGATCGACCAGTACGAGGACCTCGTCGACCGCTACCCGCGGCTGCACGGCGGCTTCGTCTGGGAGTGGCGCGACCACGGTCTGCGCGCCCGCACGCCCGAGGGCGTCGAGTACTACGCCTACGGCGGCGACTTCGGCGAGGTCGTGCACGACGGCAACTTCGTGATGGACGGCATGGTCCTCTCCGACGGCACGCCGAGTCCGGGGCTGTTCGAGTGGAAGCAGATCGTGGCGCCGGTGCGCGTCACGGTCGAGGCGGACGCCGTGCTGGTCGAGAACCGCCGGCACGACGCGTCGACCGCCGACCTGCGCTTCGCGTGGCGGGTGGAGCTCGACGGCAGGGTCACCGCGGAGGGCGTGCTCGACGCTCCCGCGATCGCGGCCGGCGACTCCGCTCGGCTCGCGCTGCCCTCCTTCGACGTGCCGACCGGCGGCGAGGCGTGGCTGACCGTCGACGCGGCGCTCGCGTCGAGCACCGTCTGGGCCGAGGACGGGCACGTGATGTCCACCGGTCAGCGCCGCCTCTCCGCGCTCGCACCGATGCCCGCTTGGGCCCGCTCGCCCCGGAGCGGCGCATCCGTCGAGGGCGCTCTGGGGCTCGCGAGCTTCCGGAACGGCCGGCTCACCGCCCTGGCCGGGCTGGCGGTCGACGGACCGCGCGCCGAGCTCTGGCGCGCGCCGACCGACAACGACGAGGGCGACGGCTTCCCCGGGTACACGGAGGGCGACCCGCGCGCCGGCAACGGCAACGGCGTGCCCGCGCCGTCCTCCGCGTCGCGCTGGCGCGAGGCGGGCCTTGACCGGCTGGTGGGCCGGGTCGAGTCGGTCGACACCTCGTCGGGGGTCCGCCGGCGCACCCGCTGGTCCGCCGCCGATCTCGACGCGGCGCTCCTCGTCGAGGAGCACTGGAGCCTCGACGGCGACGGGGTCGCCCTTCGGGTCGACCTGGTGCCGACCCGCGGCTGGGGCTCGGTCTGGCCGCGGCTGGGCATCCGGCTCGACCTCCCGGCGTCGGTCGACGGCGCGGAGTGGTTCGGCACCGGTCCGCGGGAGTCGTACCCCGACAGCATGCGCGCGACCAGGGTCGGCCGCTTCTCGGCCGGCATCGACGAGCTGAAGACGGAGTACGCGCGCCCGCAGGAGAACGGTCACCGCAGCGCCGTGCGGGAGCTGGTCCTCAGCGAGGGCGGGGCCGCTCGCCTGCGCATCGAGGCGGCAGCCGACCTGCACGGCCGGCTCCCCGGCTTCACGCTCGCGCGCCACACCGCGCACGAGCTGACGGCGGCGGGCCACCCGCACGAGCTGCCCGCCTCGACCCGCTCGGTGCTCACGATCGACGCCGCCCAGCACGGCCTCGGCTCCCGCGCCTGCGGCCCGGACGTCTGGCCCGACTTCCAGCTGCGCCCGGAGGCCCGCACGATCCTGCTGCGCTTCACCGCCGCCGCCTGACGCCCCCTGCTGACCGCGCAGCCCGCGCAGCGGGCGCCGCTCATGTTGATCGAGTAGCCCGCGCAGCGGGCGTATCGAGATCCACCACCGTCAGCAGAGGAGTCTGCAGACCATCCGTGCTGACGACGGCGGGTCTCGATACGCCCCTGCGGGGCTACTCGACCAGCATGGAGGACGACTGCGTCGCGCCCTTCCAGAGCACGCTCCCCCGATCGAGCAGCCCGCGCAGCAGGCGACGACACCATGCTGATCGAGTAGCCCGCGCAGCGGGCGTATCGAGATCCACCACCGTCAGAACCCGGGTCTGCAGACCAACCGTGCTGACGACGGCGGGTCTCGATACGCCCCTGCGGGGCTACTCGACCAGCATGGGTAGGCCCCTGCGGGGCTGCTCGACCAGCAGGAAAGGTGCCGGCTCGTCGAGCGGAGCCGACGCCCTCTTCCGGACATGTCCGCAAGCGGCGCTTGCGGCGGGGAGGCCCGACTCCGGACACTGGGGACTGCCTGGTCGGCGCAGACGACCACTCGGGGCGACCCGAACCCTCCCCGAGTGGTCGGGACCTTCTCGGCACCTGGGCCGAGAAGCCCGGACCGGAGCCGCGCCGCTACTGCTCGGCCGATCCCTCCGGGGCCGCCCGGCCCTCCTCCGCCGACCAGGCCGCTCCCAGGGCGAAGAGAGTCGGAGCGCCGTAGTGCTCCATCGCGGCGGAGATGCGGCGCCGGCCCGTGCGCGGGTTGATCCCCAGCCGGTGCGAGGCCGTCTCGAGGGTGAGGCCCGTCCGCATCAGCCGGAGCAGCGACGTCCAGCTCTGCTCGGCCGCATCGATCGGCAGCGCCTGCCGCCACAGCTGCTCGAAGTACGCGCTGACGAGTCCGGCGAGCGCCTCGTGCCGCACGCCCAGCACGCTCGTCGGCCGGGTCTCGCCCCACTCGAACGGCACGGCCAGGTACTCGCCGTCGACCCAGAACCAGCTCGGCATCGTCTCGAGCAGGCGGTACTCCACCCCGGCCTTCTGGTAGGCCTCGATCCGGGCGAGCACCCGCGGGTCGCGGACGCTCCCGGCGGGGATGATGACCCGCACCCGGTCCTTCGCCGCCAGCGCCTGGCCGAAGCGCAGCGCCCGCTCGGTCGGCGGATCGAGGAAGCGCTGCACGTCCGGGAGCACCGCGACCAGGGTCCCGGAGTCGCTGCGGACGAGGTCGAACCAGAGGTCCTCCGAGGCGTGCGGCCCGTGACGCAGCAGCGTGGGGACGAGATCGTCGGCGGCGGCGGCACCGACCGACCACGCGCCGAGCAGCGAGGGCAGGTCGCCGATGAGGCGCTCGATGCCGTCCAGCGCCTCGAGCGTGGCTCGGCGAGCCGCCACGGTGTGCCGGAGGACCGCGTCCGCCGCCCAATCGGCGGGCGGGACGTAGGCGATCTCCTCGCCCTCGCCGCCGAGGAGCCCCAGAGCGCGGAACCGGTCGACGGCGATCCGCACGTCGCCCGGCGCCAGGTGGACCAGCTCCGCCGCCGCCGCGATCGTCCGAGGACGACCGCGGTGCAGCGCCGCGATCAGACTGTCGTCACGCACCGGGCGCAGCGCCTCACTGCTCCGTCGGGTGCGGGAGCGGTCCGCCGATGAGCAGGTCGTCGTTCTCGCGGCGACGGCGCAGGACGACGGTGGTCACCAGGCCGGCGATGAGCAGCGCGACGAGCACGCCCGCGCCGATGGTGAGCCCGACCCCGGCCGAGAGCCCGCCGGTGCTGGAGGCTGCGGGCGGCACGGTGCCGGCCTTGGCGGAGGTGATCGCGATGCCGCAGACCTGCGCGGCGTCGGGAGCCGTCGCGGTGGAGCCCTCCGCCGGGTAGGCGACCGTGACCGCGGCGGTGCGCTTGCTGATCGAGCCGACCGCGACGATGCAGTAGACCTCGGCCGTGGGCTCCGCGACGACGGCCTCGCCGAGGTCGAGGTCGGACCAGCCGAGCGCGTCGACGCGGACGGCGAGATCGCCCGCCGCGAGGTCGGCCTGGACGCCGGCGGTCGTGTAGGCGCCGACGGTGACGCTCTCGACCGGACCGAAGCCCCAGACCGCGCCGCGCGGCATGGCCGCCTCGGCGCTGGAGGACTCGCGCGGCTCGACGAGGATGCCGGGGGCGGAGGAGGCGGTCAGCCCGAAGGTGCTGGTCGCGGACGAGCCGCGGTCGCCGCTGATCGTGACCGTGTACGTGCCGATGGAGAGGAGCGCCGCGGTCGGCACGGTGGCCGAGCCGGTGCTGGTCGACTCGCCGTCCTGGCGGTTCTCGACCGTCAGCGCGGTCTCCGTCCCGGCGGGAGCACGCAGCGTCGCCGTGGCGTTCTCCTCGCGCTGGAACCCGGCGTAGGCGACGCCCACCCCGTAGAAGCGGGCGAGATCGACGGTCAGCGACCCGGGGTCGACGCCGGCGTCGCGCGTGAGGAACACCGAGACGGCGGGAGGGCTGCCGACGGTCTCCGTCCCGGGGACGGGTGCCGCGGCGGGGTCGGCCGCGGAGGTCGAGAGCAGCGTCCGTCCGGGCGCGGAGGCGCGCGGCGCCGTCGTGCCGGCCTCGGTGGTCGCGGTGCCGCGGGAGTTGCCGCCACCGCCGCCGCCACTCGAGCCGCTTCCGCTGCCGCCGCTTCCGCCGGTTCCGCCGGTTCCGCTGCCGCCGTTGCTGCTGCCGCCGTTTCCGCCGTTTCCGCCGTTCCCGTTACCGCCGTTGTTGTTGTTGCCCGGAGCGGGAGCACCCCCTCCTGAGCTCGGCGTGGGGTCGGACGTCGCAGGGGATCCAGTGCCGGACGTGGGCTGCGTTCCCGGCGAGGGGCTCGTCTCGGGCGAGGCAGTCGTCTCAGGCGAGGGGTCCGGTGTGCCGACAGGAGGGTCGACCGGCGGGTCGACGGGCGGGTCGACGGGCGGGTCGACGGGCGGGTCGACCGGCGGATCGACCGGAGGATCGACGGGCGGATCGACCGGAGGGTCGACGGGCGGATCGACCGGAGGGTCGACGGGCGGAGGGGTGTCGTTCGACCCTGAGCCGATTGGCTCCGCCGTCGCTGGATCACTGCTCGTCGGAGAAGGATCGGGCAGCGGCTCGGCCTGGGCCGAGGCGGGCAGCGCGAGCCCGGCGAGGAGCAGGGCGAGCGCGAGCGCGGACGCCGTGGAGCGGCGACGCTGCTGCAGCAGACGCTGTCGAGTCATGGAAGTTCCTCCCCCGCGAGACGCCGAACGCACCCCGAATGCGGGGAGCGAGCCTCCCCGTGAAGAGACTATGCGCGAACCGGCGCCGCTCGACAGCGGTCCAGTCCCCCGTCCGAGGGGCCTTCTACAACATTCGCATCACGGCGGAAGCGCGCCGCTGCGCTGCGGTCAGGCGCGCTCGAGCAGGGCTCGGCGCAGGCGATCCGGCTCGACGCGCCAGTAGGTGTGCACGCGCCCGTCGATCAGGACGACCGGGATCTCCTCGACGAAGCGCTCGTGCAGCTCGGCGTCGTCGAGGATCGAGGCCTCGGCGAGCGAGACGCTCGGAGCGCCGGGCACGTCCGCGAGCTCGGCCAGGACCTGCTGCACGACGGCGCGGGCGTCGTCGCAGAGGTGGCAGCCGGGCTTGCCCACGAGAGTCAGTGCCACATCCACCCGGTCAGTGTAGACGCGTCCCGGCGAGCCGATCGGGCCGGGGAGCGCACGGCGCGAACGCAGAGGGTCCGACGCAGAAGGGCCCGGAGACGCAGACGAGCGCCCGACCCCAGAGGGGCGGACGCTCGAAGGGTGAAGAGGCGAGAGCCTACTTCTTGTTGCGACGCTGGTGACGAGTCTTGCGAAGCAGCTTGCGGTGCTTCTTCTTCGCCATACGCTTGCGACGCTTCTTGATGACAGAACCCACGAAGACCTCACAACGTTCAGGGGGTCGACCGCCCGACGGACGGCCGCTTACGAAAAACTGGCTCCCGCGAGCTTACACGACGCGGCCCCCCACGAGAATCCGCGCCGTCGCGCAACCCCTGGCGGCGACCGATGCGGCCTCACTTGCGGATGCGCAGCGCCTCCGCGACCTTCGTCGCTCCCTCGCTCACGCCGCGCTGGATGTCCTGCACCACCGTGCTGACCTGGTGCGTCCGGTCGGCGAGCGCCCGCCCGAGCGACTCGGCCCGGGCGGCGGCGGCCGCGTCGAGCACGGCGGCGCCCTCGTCGGCCTCGTCCGCCGCGCCGAACGGCAGCAGCCAGTCCTCGACGGCGACGAGCGGCCCGTACTGCAGTGCGTAGATGCGGTGCTGCCCGCTCTCGCGGACGGTGACGAGCCCCGCCTCGCGCAGCACCTTGAGGTGCTTGGACACCGTCGGCTGGCTGAGCTCGAGCTTCGCGACGATGCGCGAGACGCTCATGCCGCCGGCGCCCCCGGCACCCTCGACCCGCTGCTCCAGGAGGAGCGAGAGGATGTCGCGGCGGGTGCCGTCCGCGATCACCGCGAAGATGTCAGCCATCCCCCCAGGGTAGTCAGCGCCCTCCGCCGCGGGCAGGGTGTCGCCCGTGCGTATGCCGCGCGGCGCATGGTGTCCGGGCGCCCCGGGAGCCGCCCGGCGAGCGGGTAGCATGGCCGCGATCGAGTGGAGGGCCCGCCGTGGTGGTTCGGCAGCAGTTCCGCAGCCCCGTGGGCGTCTCGCCGGCCTCGCCGTGGTCGAGCTTCGCCCGGGCCCGCGACCTCGTCGACGACTTCGCCGGCCGGTCGCCGTCGCGCTTCGCGATCATGATCTTCTCGGGCCTGATCCTCGTCTTCACCCTGCTCTTCTCGCTGCCGGTGTCGAGCACGACCGGCACCGTCACCCCGCTGCACGACGCCTTCTTCACCGCGATGTCGGTGATCTGCGTCACCGGCCTCGCCACGGTCGACATGGCCACGCACTGGTCCGCGTTCGGGCACTCGATCGTCTTCATCGGCGTGAACATCGGCGCCCTCGGCGTGCTGACGCTCGCGTCGATCATGGGCCTGGCGATCTCGCGCCGCCTCGGGCTCCGCGCGAAGCTGATGGCCGCGAGCGACTCGAACCCGCTCCGCATCCACTCCGGTCCCGTCGCCGAGGGCCAGGCCGTGCGGCTCGGCGAGATCGGCGGTCTGCTCGCGACGGTCGCCATCAGCGCCGCGGTGATCGAGATCGTGGTCGCCCTCCTCCTCTTCCCGCGGATGCTGATCGACGGCATCCCGATCGGCGAGGCGATCTGGCACTCCTTCTACTACTCCGCGATGGCGTTCACGAACACCGGCTTCGCCCCGAACGCCGCCGGCCTCACGCCGTTCGAGGACGACTACTGGTTCCTCGGGATCCTGATGATCGGCGTCTTCCTCGGCTCGATCGGCTTCCCGGTGATCTACGCCTTCTCGCGCGGCTGGCGGCGCCCGCGCAAGTGGTCGGTGCACGTGAAGCTCACGCTGGTCACCTCGCTGATCCTGCTCGTCGCGGGAGCCGTGCTCTACATCGTGCTCGAGTTCGACAATCCGACGACCTTCGGCACCCTCGACGCGGGCGACACCGTCTTCCAGTCCTTCTTCCTGTCGACGATGACGCGCTCGGGCGGCTTCTCGACCATCTCGATCCCGGACCTCAACGGCTCCAGCCTGCTCGTCACCGACATGCTGATGTTCATCGGCGGCGGCTCGGCCTCGACGGCGGGCGGGATCAAGGTCACGACGCTGGCGATCCTCTTCCTCGCGGCGTTCGCCGAGGCGCGGGGCAACAACGACATGGAGGCGTTCGGCCGCCGGATCCCCAACGACGTGCTGCGCCTCGCGGTCTCCGTCGTGCTCTGGGGAGCCACCACCGTCGCCGTCTCGTCGGTCCTGATCCTGCACATCACCAAGGCGCCGCTCGACCACGTCCTCTTCGACGTGATCTCGGCGTTCGCGACCTCCGGTCTGTCGACGGGGCTCACCGCCGAGCTGCCGACCTCCGGCGTCTACGTGCTGGCGCTGACGATGTTCATGGGCCGCGTTGGTACCGTGACTCTCGCTGCCGCGCTCGCCGCGAGCCAGCGCAGGCAGTTGTTCAGACGACCGGAAGAGAGGCCCATCGTTGGTTGACCGCATCAGGTACGACGCCCCGGTGCTGGTGATCGGCCTCGGTCGCTTCGGCGCCGCGACGGCCGGCCAGCTCGACCGGCTCGACCGCGAGGTGCTCGCGATCGACGCGGACGCCGGGCTCGTGCAGAAGTGGTCGGAGCGGGTCACCCACGCGGTCCAGGCCGACGCCCGCTCGCTCGACGCCCTCGCCCAGATCGGCGCGCAGGACTTCCAGGTCGCCGTCGTCGCCGTCGGCTCCTCGATCGAGGCGTCGGTGCTGATCACCGCGAACCTCGTCGACCTCAAGATCCCGCAGATCTGGGCCAAGGCGATCTCGCGCTCGCACGGCAAGATCCTCGAGCGGATCGGCGCGAACCACGTGATCTACCCGGAGGCCGAGGCGGGCGAGCGCGTGGCGCACCTGGTCTCCGGCCGGATGCTCGACTTCATCGAGTTCGACGACGACTTCGTGCTCGCCAAGATGTACCCGCCGAAGCCGATCCGCGGCCTGACCCTCACCGAGTCGGGCGTGCGCCGGAAGCACCGCGTCACCGTCGTCGGCGTGAAGAGCCCGGGCAAGCCCTTCACCTACGCGACCGAGCAGACCGTCGTCTCCAACCACGACCTCATCGTCGTCAGCGGCACCCCCACCGACATCGAGCGCTTCGCAGCCCTCGGCTCCTGACGCACCCGCCCCCTCCCGCGAGATGCCACTTATGAGCTCCCGTCACGGCGTGTCGGGCTCATAAGTGGCATCTCGCGGAGCAGCGGCGGGCGCTAGGAGGCGGCGAGCTCGCGGGCGCGGGCCAGGGCCGCGTCCGTCGCGCGGGTGAAGAGGGCGGCGAGGTCCGCCTCCTGCAGCACGGCGATCGCGCGCTCGGTCGTGCCGTTCGGGCTGGTGACCCGGCGGCGCAGCTCGGCGGGCTCCTCGCCGGAGTGCACGAGCAGCTCGGCGGCGCCGCGGAAGGTGCCGGTGACCATCGTCGCCGCCTGCTCGGGCGTGAAGCCCTTGGCGAGCGCCGCGGCGGTCAGCTCCTCGATCAGGAGGAAGACGTAGGCCGGCCCCGATCCCGAGATCGTCGAGAGCGCGTCGAGCTGCGACTCCGGCACCTCCACCACCTCGCCGACGGTCTCGAACAGCCGACGGACCAGCGCCAGGTCGTCCGCGCTCGAGCGGGTGCCGGCGCTCAGGCCGGTGACCGCCCGGCCCACGACCGCCGGGGTGTTCGGCATCGAGCGGAGCACGGACACCGACGCGGGCAGGTGCGCCTCGAACGTCGCGACCGTCACTCCCGCCGCGACGCTGACCACGATCGTCCCGGGGGCGAGCGCGTCGGCGATCTCGTCGAGCAGCGCGGGCACCATGTGCGGCTTCACGGCCACCAGCACCACGGCGGCGCCCTCGACCGCGCGGCGGTTCGCCTCCGGATCGTCGGCGGTCGCGAACGCGGTCACCACCGGGTGGCCGCTCCAGCGCGCCGCCTTCTCCGCGTCGCGGTTCGTCACGCGGACACCGCCCTGCACCTCCACGCCGGGGGCGAGCAGTCCGCTGAGGATCGCGCCCCCCATCGAGCCGAGCCCGAGGACGGCGATGGACGGGAGCTGCACGGGTGCGTCGGT comes from the Rathayibacter festucae DSM 15932 genome and includes:
- a CDS encoding glycoside hydrolase family 2 TIM barrel-domain containing protein codes for the protein MTLAPTSSHYLTDTGPGSGRRRAARSWLHTDAPTLSLDGDWRFRLLPAAPGTLGGADALPEGEGVDDVGAESFDDSGWDVLPVPSHWVLQGDGRYGLPAYTNVQFPFPTEPPFVPDANPTGDHRRSFELPESFAGAEAVVLRFDGVESRYRVWVNGVEIGIGSGSRLAQEFDVTEAVRPGENLVVVRVHQWSAASYVEDQDQWWLPGIFRSVHLVARPVGGVEDVFVRASFAAGAGRIETELTAGDAAFPVTLRVPELGIETVWASAADVAPIEVPAVEPWSAEAPRLYDAEVASSGETVSLRLGFRTVEIRGDRFLVNGERVVFHGVNRHETHPDRGRAFDEDFARADLAMMKRFNVNAIRTSHYPPHPRLLDLADELGFWVILECDLETHGFERHGWRGNPSDDPAWREAYLDRIERTVERDKNHPSIVIWSLGNEAGTGANLAAMSSWVHGRDPERPVHYEGDYTGAYTDVYSRMYSSIPETEQIGRDDSRTPLLGCSAGESARQRSKPFLLCEYVHAMGNGPGAIDQYEDLVDRYPRLHGGFVWEWRDHGLRARTPEGVEYYAYGGDFGEVVHDGNFVMDGMVLSDGTPSPGLFEWKQIVAPVRVTVEADAVLVENRRHDASTADLRFAWRVELDGRVTAEGVLDAPAIAAGDSARLALPSFDVPTGGEAWLTVDAALASSTVWAEDGHVMSTGQRRLSALAPMPAWARSPRSGASVEGALGLASFRNGRLTALAGLAVDGPRAELWRAPTDNDEGDGFPGYTEGDPRAGNGNGVPAPSSASRWREAGLDRLVGRVESVDTSSGVRRRTRWSAADLDAALLVEEHWSLDGDGVALRVDLVPTRGWGSVWPRLGIRLDLPASVDGAEWFGTGPRESYPDSMRATRVGRFSAGIDELKTEYARPQENGHRSAVRELVLSEGGAARLRIEAAADLHGRLPGFTLARHTAHELTAAGHPHELPASTRSVLTIDAAQHGLGSRACGPDVWPDFQLRPEARTILLRFTAAA
- a CDS encoding glutaredoxin family protein, coding for MDVALTLVGKPGCHLCDDARAVVQQVLAELADVPGAPSVSLAEASILDDAELHERFVEEIPVVLIDGRVHTYWRVEPDRLRRALLERA
- a CDS encoding 30S ribosomal protein bS22 — its product is MGSVIKKRRKRMAKKKHRKLLRKTRHQRRNKK
- a CDS encoding ArsR/SmtB family transcription factor, coding for MADIFAVIADGTRRDILSLLLEQRVEGAGGAGGMSVSRIVAKLELSQPTVSKHLKVLREAGLVTVRESGQHRIYALQYGPLVAVEDWLLPFGAADEADEGAAVLDAAAAARAESLGRALADRTHQVSTVVQDIQRGVSEGATKVAEALRIRK
- a CDS encoding TrkH family potassium uptake protein, yielding MGVSPASPWSSFARARDLVDDFAGRSPSRFAIMIFSGLILVFTLLFSLPVSSTTGTVTPLHDAFFTAMSVICVTGLATVDMATHWSAFGHSIVFIGVNIGALGVLTLASIMGLAISRRLGLRAKLMAASDSNPLRIHSGPVAEGQAVRLGEIGGLLATVAISAAVIEIVVALLLFPRMLIDGIPIGEAIWHSFYYSAMAFTNTGFAPNAAGLTPFEDDYWFLGILMIGVFLGSIGFPVIYAFSRGWRRPRKWSVHVKLTLVTSLILLVAGAVLYIVLEFDNPTTFGTLDAGDTVFQSFFLSTMTRSGGFSTISIPDLNGSSLLVTDMLMFIGGGSASTAGGIKVTTLAILFLAAFAEARGNNDMEAFGRRIPNDVLRLAVSVVLWGATTVAVSSVLILHITKAPLDHVLFDVISAFATSGLSTGLTAELPTSGVYVLALTMFMGRVGTVTLAAALAASQRRQLFRRPEERPIVG
- a CDS encoding potassium channel family protein — its product is MVDRIRYDAPVLVIGLGRFGAATAGQLDRLDREVLAIDADAGLVQKWSERVTHAVQADARSLDALAQIGAQDFQVAVVAVGSSIEASVLITANLVDLKIPQIWAKAISRSHGKILERIGANHVIYPEAEAGERVAHLVSGRMLDFIEFDDDFVLAKMYPPKPIRGLTLTESGVRRKHRVTVVGVKSPGKPFTYATEQTVVSNHDLIVVSGTPTDIERFAALGS
- the proC gene encoding pyrroline-5-carboxylate reductase; translation: MTDAPVQLPSIAVLGLGSMGGAILSGLLAPGVEVQGGVRVTNRDAEKAARWSGHPVVTAFATADDPEANRRAVEGAAVVLVAVKPHMVPALLDEIADALAPGTIVVSVAAGVTVATFEAHLPASVSVLRSMPNTPAVVGRAVTGLSAGTRSSADDLALVRRLFETVGEVVEVPESQLDALSTISGSGPAYVFLLIEELTAAALAKGFTPEQAATMVTGTFRGAAELLVHSGEEPAELRRRVTSPNGTTERAIAVLQEADLAALFTRATDAALARARELAAS